The following proteins come from a genomic window of Chiloscyllium punctatum isolate Juve2018m chromosome 49, sChiPun1.3, whole genome shotgun sequence:
- the LOC140469304 gene encoding allograft inflammatory factor 1-like, producing the protein MEFDLNDQDDIDLMSLKQMLEKLGVPKTHLEVKKLIAEVTGGSSETISYRHFVTMMLGKRSAILRIIMMFEGKSEAEGVKPVGPPTKRDISSLP; encoded by the exons ATGGAATTTGACCTCAATGACCAAGATGATATCG ATCTGATGAGTCtgaaacaaatgctggagaaactgggagtgCCGAAGACTCACCTGGAGGTGAAGAAGCTGATTGCTGAGGTGACAGGGGGCAGCAGCGAGACCATCTCCTACCGGCACTTTGTCACCATGATGCTTGGCAAACGTTCAGCCATCCTCCGAAT AATCATGATGTTTGAAGGGAAGAGTGAGGCTGAGGGTGTGAAACCTGTGGGCCCTCCCACCAAGAGAGACATCTCCAGCCTCCCCTAA